From Vidua macroura isolate BioBank_ID:100142 chromosome 33, ASM2450914v1, whole genome shotgun sequence:
CGAGGGTATCCCGTCCCCCCGGTGCCCATTCCGCTGGGTCCCCCGGCGCCCCCCCGTGTCTCACGATCTCGCCGATGAGCACCAGCCCCTTGCGGGTGCGGCTGAAGGCCAGGCAGGTGCCGGGGGCAGTTCTGGGCCCCGCTGGACTCCATGGCGGGACCGggcggcaccgagcgggggcggcggcgggcggggggttgggggggaacgggggggggggggcccggGGAACTGGCAcggcgcgggggcggggcgTTGGGGCGCGCGCCGGCACGCGATTGGCTGGCGGGGGGCGCGGGTGGGCGGGGCCTGGCGGCGGGGGAAACCCCTATTAGGGATGGGAGAAGTGTGGGGGGGGAGCCCCcggggggggcggggcctcGGGCGGTGCGCGCCGTCACGTGACCGCgcggggagaggggaggggaaaccCCGGggagggggtcccggggggcgGGGCTTAGAGCGGGGAACCCCCTGCGGTGATTGGGTCGGGGGTCCtgggaggaggagctgagggTGGGCGTGGCTTAGAGCGGGGAAACCCCCCTGCGAGCGGCGGTGGGCGGGGCTTGGCGCGGGGGAAGCCCCTGGCGGTGGCGGGAAGGGGACCCCCGAGGGGCGGGGCTTAGAGGGGGCAGggcctgggatttgggggggccTCTGGGGGTCCCTGCGGAGGATCTGGGGCGGGCCgtgggggtctctgggggtcCCCAGCTCGGTTTTGGGGGTGACTCAGCGGATGCGGGCAGCGCCCCGCGCGCCGCACGCCGGGAACGGaaggagcggggccgggggggggggggggtccccatcTTTATtgaacaccccaaaaatggggagggGGACAACACCTCCGTGCGACCCCCAGGacgcggggggggggggggggcattgCATAGCTTGAAGGGCGCCCCCGCCCAAACCAGCGGCACCGAAACGCCCCCCccgggctgggggtggggggaatcCCCCCCGAAGCACCAAAAAATGGGGTGCGGGGGGGGCTGTGACGTCACCTTCCGTGTGCGGGGGTCCGGGGCAGCgttggggggggggtcaggggtgCAGCCCCCCCACGAGGCAGAAGCAGGGCTCCCCCCGCGGGGAGCGGCCCACGCGCAGCCGCAGCACCCCCCGCgccagcggggctgggggcgcccctggggggggggggagggggcgtCACTCCCGTggggggcggggcggggacCCCCCCCACTGCCCACCCCCCATCCCCCATGCGCAGCcaggccggggctggggggctctgggctgtACCACTCTTcccatggggggggggggggcagtggGGTGTCTTAGTGAGTTTGGGGGGCAGTGGGCTGTACCACCCGATTTgggggggggcactgggataTACCAGTATATTTTGGGGGGCAGTGGGCTGTACCACCCGATTgggggggggcactgggataTAGCAGTGTATTTTGGGGGGCAGTGGGCTGTACCACccggttttgggggggggcactgggataTACCAGTATATTTTGGGGGGCAGTGGGCTGTACCACCTgactgggggggcactggggtaCCCCGTTGTGTTTTGGGGGGCAGTGGGCTGTACCACCTgactgggggggcactggggtaCCCCGCTGTGTTTGGGGGGGCAGTGGGCTGTACCACTGCGCTGGCAGGGGGGGTGATTTGCGCAGCTGTGTTTTTGTGGGGGGGGTCTCCCTTAGGGCCagtcccaccctgtccccaccgAACTGGGGGGGCCCCGCGGGGATTTTGCGGGTCCGGGGGGGGTCTCACCGTGGGGGCGGCGCAGCAGCAGGCGCAGGCGGCTGCCCCCCCCCCGGATCCGGGCCAGCGCCTGCGCGGGGCTCATGCCGGCCGTGGGGGCCCCGTCGATGGCCAGGAGCTCGTCACTGACCtgccccccccgggacccccaaaagTCACTGACCTgcccccccgggaccccaaaaGTCACTGACCTGCCCCCCCCGGACCCCAAAAGTCACAGACCCCCCCAAAAGTCACAGACCCCCCCCCGAGGGACCCCCAAAGTTACAGACACCCCCCCGAGGGACCCCCAAAGTCACTGACCCCCCCCAAAAGTCACTGACCTgcccccccgggaccccaaaaGTCACAGACCCCCCCCAAAAGTCACTGACCtgcccccgggacccccaaagtCACAgaccccccccgggaccccaaaagtcacagaccccccccccaaaagtCACTGACCtgccccccccgggacccccaaaagtcacagacccccccccccagggaCTCCCAAAGTcacagacccccccccaaaaagtCACAGACCCTCCCCAAACCCTCGTGacccccccagttccctcagggTCCCCCCAGCTCCTGACAGAAtcccccccagagcccccccggccccaaaaaccctccccagccccacagaacCCCCAGCCCCATAGAAACCCCCAGCCCCATAGAGCCCCTCAGCCCCATAGAGCCCTCCCtagagcccccccagccccaaagagccccccagccccatagAAATCCCCAGTTCAATAGACCCCCCCCCAACCCTACAGAGCCCCCCGGCCCCACAGAGCTCCCTGGTCCCACAGAGCCCCCAACCCTAtagagccccccagccccatagAGCCCCCCGACCCTAtagagccccccagccccatagagccccccagccccatagAGCCCCCGACCCTATAgagcccccacagccccagagAGTCTCCCAACCCCATGgggcccccagccccacagaagCCCCAACCCCATAGAACCCCCGTAGCCCAGGAGAGCCCCCCAACCCTAtagagccccccagccccatgggGCCCTCCAGCCCCGTAGAGCCCCCCCCAGTCCCATAGATGCCCCAACCCCATAGAGCTCCTCAGCCCCAAAGAGGCCCCCaagccccacagagccccccagcccGATAGAGCCCCCAACCTCAtagagcccccagccccatagAAACCCCCAACCCCAtagagcccccagccccagagagTCCCCCAAACCCATGGAGCCCACCCAGCCCCACAAACCCCCAGCCCCATAGAGCCCCCCAGTCCCATAGATGCCCCAACCCCATGGAGCCCCCTGGCCCCATCGAGCCCCCCTAGCCCCACAGAACCCCCCAGCCCCATAGAGCCCCCCCAGTCCTATAGAGCCCCCCAACCCCATAGAACCCCCCAGCCCCATAGAGCCCCCCTAGCCCCACAGAACCCCCCAGCCCCATAGAGCCCCCCAACCCTATAGAGACCCCCCAGCCCCATAGAGCCCCCAACCTCAtagagcccccccagccccatagAAACCCCCAGCCCCAtagagccccccagccccacagagccccccagccccatagAGCCCCTCTAGCCCCACAgaacccccccagccccacagaacCCCCCAGCCCCTATTGCTCACCtcaccccagagcccccccagacccccccaagccccccagCCCCCGTACCTGGATGCAGCCGCAGCGCTGGGCCGGGCCCCCCTCGCGCAGCCCCCGCACGAAAaccccggcggggccggcccggaGGCTGAGCCCGAACCCGCCCGGGCCCCGCGGCAGCTCCACCCAGAACGGGGCCCGTTCCTGCcaccagtataaaccagtatggaccagtataaaccagtatggaccagtgaCCCGCCCGGGCCCCGCGGCAGCTCCACCCAGAACGGGGCCCGTTCCTGCcaccagtataaaccagtatggaccagtataaaccagtatggaccagtgaCCCGCCCGGGCCCCGCGGCAGCTCCACCCAGAACGGGGCCCGTTCCTGCcaccagtataaaccagtataaaccagtatggaccagtatggaccagtcACCCGCCCGGGCCCCCGCGGCAGCTCCACCCAGAACGGGGCCCGTTCCTGCcaccagtataaaccagtataaaccagtacacACCAGTGACCCGCCCGGGCCCCGCGGCAGCTCCACCCAGAACGGGGCCCGTTCCTGCcaccagtataaaccagtataaaccagtatggaccagtacaCACCAGTATAGACCAGTTATACAGCAGTTATGCACCAGTATACACCAGTACACACCAGTATAGACCAGTTTCATACCAGTACACACTAGTTTCACACCAGTATACACCAGTATATACCAGTATACACCAGTTACACACCAGTATATACCACTTACACACCAGTACAAACCAATTTCACACCAGTACACTCCAGTTTCACACCAGTACACACTAGTTTCACACCAGTATATACCAGTTACATACCAGTATACACCAGTTACACACAAATTACACACCAGTATACACCAGTTACACACCAGTTTCACACCAGTATACACCAGTATATACCAGTTGCATACCAGTATACACCAGTTACACACAAATTACACACCAGTGTACACCAGTTACACATCACTTACGCACCAGTTGCACCAGCTACATACTAGCATATACCAGTTACGCACCAGTATACACCAGTTACACACCAGTATACATCAGTTACACACCAGTATACACCAGTTACACACCAGTATACACCAGTTATACACCAGTATACACCAGTTACATACCAGTTACACATGAATTACACACCAGTATACACCAGTAAATCACCAGGGCCATGAGGCAGCTGcatccccccctccccagttccctcccagtgctcccagtatcctcccagttccctcccagtgctcccagttccctcccagttccctcccagtgctcccagtatcctcccagttccctcccagtcctccccagtgctcccagttccctcccagttccctcccagtgctcccagtcccttccagctccctcccagtctgtcccagttccctcccagttcccttccagtgctcccagtccgtcccagtgctcccagtccgtacctgtgcccatcccaggcCGTggcccccgcccccccccggcgctgctgggctgcccagggatggaTCTGGGGAGAGAGGGGCTCCCAGTAAGGACCAGTATAACCAGTAACAGCCACTAGAGCCACCCAGGGCTCCCAGTAAGGACCAGTATAACCAGTAACAGCCACTAGAGCCACCCAGGGCTCCCAGTAAGGACCAGTATAACCAGTAACAGCCACTAGAGCCACCCAGGGCTCCCAGTAaggaccagtataaaccagtaacAGCCACTAGAGCCACCCAGGGCTCCCAGTAAGGACCAGTAGCCACCAGTATAACCAGCCAGTAACAACCAGTGTTCCCAGTAACAACCAGTATAGccacccagtgctcccagtgtaACCATCCAGCACTCCCAGTATagcctcccagtgctcccagtataGTCACCCAGGATGTACAGGCACCCAGCCAAGGGGctgcccagtgctcccagtaacacCCAGTATAAccacccagtgctcccagtgccctcccagtgccctcaaTGCCCCacccagtgccctcccagtgtccccagtgccctcccagtgccctcccagtgccctcccagtgcccctcccagtgctcccaatCCCccacccagtgctcccagtgcccctccCAGTGCtatcccagtgcccccagtgccctcccagtgccctcccagtgccctcccagtgcccctcccagtgctcccaatCCCccacccagtgctcccagtgccctcccagtgctccccagtgcccccagtacCGGCGGGCAGCAGGTCCCGGGGCTCAGGCCCCACGAAGCTGGTGGCGGGCCACGGGCTCAGGGGGGGGCCCTGGGGCCTGCGGGGGGGGGACACTgcaccagtgctcccagtaacctcccagtgccctcccagtccttcccagtATGCCTTAAtccctcccagtctctcccagtcccttGAATCGCCTTCCCAGTGCCCACAAtccccaatcccagtcccacccagtgctcccagtccctcccccaGTATCACCCAGtccccctcccagtgctcccagtcccccccagtgctcccagtccctcccccaGTATCACCCAGtccccctcccagtgctcccagtccccccccagtgctcccagtccctctctcagtccctcccagtccgtctcccagtgtccccattccctcccactgctccccagtcccccccccagtccctctcccagtgctcccagtgccctcccagtcccctccagTCCCTCTctcagtccctcccagtgctcccagtccctcccccaGTATCACCCAGTtcctctcccagtgctcccagtgccctcccactgctcccagtcccccccagtaaggtcccagtccccccagtgctcccagtcccccccagtccctctcccagtgctcccagtcccacccagtgctcccagtccctctctcagtccctcccagtccgtCTTCCAGTGTCCCCCATtccctcccactgctcccagtccctcccccagtccccccccagtccctctcccagtgctcccagtcccattcTCAGTCCCCCCCActgctcccagtccccccagttcctctcccagtgctcccagtgctcccagtgctcccagtggcCGCACCCAGtccccgcagcagcagcaggggggGGGTCGCGCTCGTGGGGGCCGCACCCGGGGGGCTCCGCGCGGCCCCCGGCCCGGGGGGGGGGCTCGAaccggggggcggcggggggggggcggctGTAGCGCAGCACGCGGGACCCCCCCACGGCCACCAGCACGGTCACTGCGGGGGGGGGGACAGTGAGAGACCCCCACCCACCAGAGACCCCCACCCACCCACACAGAGACCCCCACCCACCAGAGACCCCCACCCACACAGGGACCCCCCCACGGCCACCAGCACAGTCACTGCGGGGGGGAGACAGTGAGAGACCCCCACCCACCGGTGAGAGaccccccacccacccaccaGAGACCCCCCCCACGGCCACCAGCACGGTcactgcggggggggggggacagtgAGAGACCCCCACCCAcacagggaccccccccccacccacaCAGAGACCCCCCACCCACCAGAGACCCCCCCACGGCCACCAGCACGGTCACTGCGGGGGGGGGGACAGTGAGAGACCCCCACCCACCGGTGAGAGACCCCCAcccacccagggacccccaCCCACCCACCAGAGACCCCCAcccacccagggaccccccacCCACACAGAGACCCCCACCCACCGGTGAGAGACCCCCACCCATCAGAGACCCCCCACCCACCCAGAGACCCCCCACCCAGTTAGAGACCCCCTCCCCCCCAGCCAGGGACCCCCCAAAGGTgggggacccccccccagggaccccccccggccctccccccgcccctccccccctcACCGCTGGGCGCGGGCGGCGCCTCCGGGGGCGGCAtcgggggggggaggggcggggggggggccgCGCCTGCAACCGGTGAGAAACCAGTGAGGGACCAGTGAGGGGACCAGTGAGGGGACCAGTGAGGGACCAGTAAGGGACCAGTGAGGGGACCAGTAAGGGGACCAGTGAGGGACCAGTGAGGGACCAGTGAGGGACCAGTGAGGGACCAGTGAGGGACCAGTAAGGGACCAGTGAAGGGACCAGTGAGGGACCAGTAAGGGACCAGTGAGGGACCAGTGAGAACCAGTAAGGGACCAGTAAGGGACCAGTAAGGGACCAGTGAGGGACCAGTGAGGGACCAGTGAGGGACCAGTAAGGGACCAGTAAGGGACCAGTGAGGGACCAGTGAGGGACCAGTGAGGGACCAGTGAGAAACCAGTAAGGGGACCAGTAAGGGACCAGTGAGAAACCAGTAAGGGACCAGTGAGGGACCAGTGAGGGACCAGTGAGGGACCAGTAAGGGACCAGTGAGGGACCAGTGAGGGACCAGTAAGGGACCAGTGAGGGACCAGTGAGGGACCAGTGAGGGACCAGTAAGGGACCAGTGAGGGACCAGTAAGGGACCAGTGAGGGACCAGTGAGGGACCAGTAAGGGACCAGTAAGGGACCAGTGAGGGACCAGTAAGGGACCAGTAAGGGACCAGTGAGAAACCAGTAAGGGACCAGTAAGGGACCAGTAAGGGACCAGTGAGGGACCAGTGAGAAACCAGTAAGGGACCAGTAAAGGGTCCAGTGAGGGACCAGTAAGGGGACCAGTGAGGGACCAGTGAGGGACCAGTATGGGACCAGTAAGGGACCAGTGAGGGACCAGTGAGGGACCAGTAAGGGACCAGTGAGGGACCAGTATGggaccagtgctcccagtaaccaACCAGTaacatcccagtgctcccagtatccTCCCGcccccctcccagtgctcccagtccagCCCACACCATCCCAGTaaccccccagtgctcccattAACCCTCCCAGTACTCCCAGTTCATCCCCAGTGCTCCCAATTCCCCCCAGTTCATCCCAAtgctcccagcccatcccagtgctcccagttcttccccagtgctcccagttcatcccagcgctcccagttcatcccagtttcatcccagtgctcccagttcgCCCCCCGCCGCCACAGAGCCCCCACAGTCCTTCCAGTGACCCCcggctgctccctccccagcagcccccgcgctccccccagtgctcccagttcatcccagtgctcccagttcctttcccagtgctcccagtccatcccagtccatcccagttcccccctccccccccccggTACCGCCGCGGGGGTCGCCACGGCAACGCGCGCGAGGGCCGGCGGGCGCGAGCGGCGGCGGGCACGGGCTGAGCGACGGGCGGCTCCGCCAATCAGCGCCCGCGCcgcgcggggagggggcgggacGGGCCGCGGGCGCCAGCACCGATAGGCGGGTGCTCCGCCAATCGGCGCCCGCGAAGCCCGCGGGGCGCGGCGCAGGGGGCTGCTGGGAGTTGTAGTCCGGCTCGGCCATCGCGCTCTCTCCCACAGGGCCCCGCGGCGGAAGATGGCGGCGGGCGATGGCGCGGCCGAgggcgccgcggggccggggccgggggccggggccggggccggggccggggccggtgtCGTTCGCCTTCAGCCGCAGGGccgagcggcggcggccgctgCCCGCGGGACCCTGCGCGGAGCCCGGCGCCGGCGGCTGACACCGAGAGCGACACCGACTTCCTGACGGCCGTGGAGGGCCGCGAGCTGCTCAGGTGGGCGGGGCTGCGGCCGGGGCCACGCCCCACGGCTCCCTTGGGGGCGGGGGCTCCGCTGTCCGTCTGTCCCCTACAGCTTCAGTGGGCGGGGCTTAGCGCACGTGCCGGGGGCGGTGCTTTGGAGGGGCGGGGCTTATGGGGTGTGTCCTAATATGATCAAGGGGGCGTTGGCCTGGGGCACGGTCTCACAGCGTGCACCTGCTTTGGGGGCGTGGCTGTGCGGGGGGCGTGGCTTGTAGCCGGGAACGCCCCTTTGTTTACAGACGTCGTGGGCGTGGCTAACCCTCCGTCTCCGCCCCCAGCACGCGgcggccggccccgcccccccaaGAAGGAGCTGGTGATCCCCCTGATCCCCTCCCCCCGCTGGAGGAACCCGGAGCCCCCCCTGCGCCCACGCTGGCCCCCGCCCCCAACGCTGGCCCCGCCCCCAGCACGGACCCCgcccccagcacagaccccgCCCCCAGCGCGGACCCCCCCCTCGGTGGAGGCCCAGGcggtgcaggagctgctgcagggtgagttcggggggtcctgggggggccctgagcccccctgccccccccagagggggtccgggggggtttggggggccgGGCTgacccccctgacccccccctgaccccccctgccccccagaGGGCCccggcagagccaggagcagcccccgGGCCAGCCCGGACCCCCCATGGCCATCCCCCTGCAGCGGCCGGACCGGAGcgggggacggggacagggacggggacagggacagggacagggacgttGCCAACGGGGCCACAGCCGGTGAGTGACCCCCGCAGGGACCCCCAAacaccccccgggaccccccagaGTGACCCCTgctctgggacccccaaaaatcccctggGGCCCGCCAAAcatccccccaggacccccaaagTGACTGACCCTGCCTTGGGTCAGGGACCCCCGGACTGACCCCCCGGACTGACCCTGCTCCGGGACCCCCAAAcacccccccgggaccccccaaacaccccccgggacccccagaATGACCCTTCCCTGGAGCCCTGGGATCACAAAGATCCCCGTGGGACCCCCCCAATATGCCCTTGGGACCCCCCAGAGTGACCCCTTGTCCCGGGGACCCCCCCAACATCCCCCCGGGAACCCCCAGAGTGACCCTTCCCTGgagccctgggacccccaaagaTTCCCCTGGGACCCCCTCAATATCCCTCTGCTACTCCCAGAGTGCcccacccctgggaccccccaaacaccccctgggaccccccaaagTGACCTgaccctgggaccccccaacatcccccgggacccccagaGTGACCCTGCCCTGgagccctgggaccccccaaacaTCCCCTGGGAGCCCCAAACATCCCCTGGGAGCCCCAAAATTACCTcaccctgggaccccccaaacacccctgggaccccccagaGTGACCCTGCCCTGgagccctgggaccccccaaacatccccctgggacccccagagtgaccctgccctgcagccctgggacccccaaacatccccctgggacccccaaacgCCCCCTGGAACCCCCGGACTGACCCCTTGGGACCCCCAAACaccccctggggctgggggtccccagATCCCCCCCTGGCCCCCCAGCCCACGCCCCCCCCCGCTGCCCGCAGACCCCCCAGGACTACGAGGCCGTGCCCGTGGGCCAGTTCGGGGCTGGCCATGCTGCGGGGGATGGGCTGGAGCCAGGGCCAGGGCATCGGGCGCACCTTCGCCAGGTGAGCGCACCCCGGGACTGAGGGGGGCTCCCCGAAGTTGGGGCTCCCCGGAactggggcaccccaaaaattGGGGCACCCCGGAATTGGGGGGGCACCCTGGAGCCGGGGCACCCCGAAATTGGGGGACCCCGGAGCTGGGGGCACCCCAGAACTGAGGGGGGGCGCCCCAGAACCGGGGTTGCCCCCGGAACTGAGGGGCACCCTGGAGCCGGGGGCGCCCCAAAATTGGGGCACCCCGGAATTGGGGCGCCCTGGAGCTGAGGCACCCCGAAATTGGTGGACCCCGGAGCTGGGGCAACCCCCAGAACTGAGGGGGGGCACCCTGGAACGGGGGCACTCCGAAATTGGGGTGCCTCGGAACTGGGGTGCCCCAGAACTGAGAGGGGCTCCCCAGAactggggcaccccaaaattAGGGTGCCCTGGAACTGGGGCACCCCGGAACTGGGGCACCCTGGAACTGAGGGGGGCTCCCTGAAACTGGgaggtggttttggggtccTCTCACCCCCGTGTGTATTTTTGGGGTCCCCTAACCCCCtagggctggttttggggtcccctgaCCCCCtgggtgtgttttggggtgccctgttGCCCCCAGGTGAATTTTAGGGTCCCCCCcagctggattttggggtgccctgacCCCagtgtgggttttggggtgccctgacCCCAGTGTGGGTTTCGGGGTACCCTAACCCcgggtggattttggggtgctctAACCCCAGTTTGGATTTCGGGGTGCCCTGACCCcgggtggattttggggtgcccctgaCCCCAGTTTGGATTTCGGGGTGCCCTAACCCCGGGTGGATTTTCGGGTGCCCTGACCCCagtgtgggttttggggtgccctgacCCCCGGTTGGATTTCGGGGTGCCCTGACGCTCTCCCCCCCCCAGGGTGGTGCCCCCCCTGGAGCAGCCGGCCGCGCGCCCgcggggtttggggctgggggccGAGGCCGCCCCCCCCGGGGGCCCGCGGAGCCCCCCCAGGGCGGGGCCCGGCGTGCGTGGGCGACACCGTGAGCATCGAGGCCGGGCCCCACCGCGGCCTGCGGGGCCAGGTGagaccagtacggaccagtacggaccagtacgGGGCAGTATGGGGCAGTATGGGGCAGTATGGGGCGGTATAGACTGGTACAGACCGGTATAGACCAGTACGGACTGGTATagaccagtacggaccagtagGGGGCAGTGTGGGGGGGGTACGGGGGGGGTATAGACTGGTACagaccagtacggaccagtacgGGGGCAGTATGGGGCGGTTATAGACTGGTACAGACCGGTAtagaccagtatggaccagtatggaccagtacgGGGCAGCGCGGGGGGGGGTACAGGGGGGTATAGACTGGTACagaccagtacggaccagtacagaccagcatggaccagtacagaccagtatggaccagtacaGGGCAGTGTGGGGTGGTATAGACTGGTAtagaccagtatggaccagtacgGGCCAGTATGGACCAGCACGAGGTGCTATAGACCAGTACGGGCCAGTATGGACCAGCACGAGGTGCTATAGACCAGTACGGACCAGCACGAGGCAGCGTGGGGTGGTAtagaccagtatggaccagtatgggCCAGTACAGGGGGGTATAGACTGGTACAGACCGGTACGGACCAGTGTAGGGCAGTGCAGGGGCAGTATGAGCCAGTGCAGACCAGTATAGACCAGTATGGGGCACTATagaccagtacagaccagtatggaccagtacagaccagtacggaccagtacaGGGATGCGTGGGGGTGGTATAAATCGGTTGcagaccagtacagaccagtacggaccagtacagaccagtacgGGGCAGTATGGGGCAGCGCGGGGGCGGTATAGACTGGTACaggaccagtacggaccagtatggaccagtacgGGTCTGACCAGTTCCCTAACTGGTCTAACTGGTCTCTAACTGGTCTAACTGGTCCCTAACTGGTCTCTAACTGGTCTAACTGGTCTCTAACTGGTCTCTAACTGGTCTAACTGGTTTCTAACTGGTCTGACCAGTCCCTAACTGGTCCCTAACTGGTTTGACTGGTTTCTAACTGGTCCCTAACTGGTCTAACTGGTCCCTAACTGGTCTGACTGGTCTCTAACTGGTCTAACTGGTCTAACTGGTCCCTAACTGGTCTAACTGGTCTCTAACTGGTCTAACTAGTCTAACTGGTCCCCTAACTGGTCTGACTGGTCTCTAACTGGTCCCTAACTGGTCTGACTGGTCCCTAACTGGTCTCTAACTGGTCTAACTGGTCCCTAACTGGCCCGCAGGTGCAGGCGCTGCTGCCCGAGGCCGAGGCGGGGCGCTGGTGCGGCTGCAGCTGGGGGGGGCAGGGTGGTGACCGTGAGCCAGCACGGGCTGCGCCCAGTGAGCGCCCGGTGAGtgaccagtacggaccagtagGGACCAGTAACCCCTGTGACACCCCTGTGACACCCTCGTGACACCCCAGTAACCCCTGTGCCCAGTGAGtgaccagtacggaccagtacggaccagtaaCCCCCCGTGACACCCCTGTGACACCCCTGTGACACCCCAGTAACCCCAGTACCCAGTGAGtgaccagtacggaccagtacggaccagtagggaccagtacggaccagtaaCCCCAGTGACACCCCTGTGACACCCCTGTGACACCCCAGTAACCCCAGTAACCCCTGCGCCCAGTGAGCGCTGGGGAGGtgaccagtacagaccagtacgGACCAGAAACCCCAGTAACTCCTGCACCCAGTGAACACTGGTGGTtgaccagtacggaccagtatggaccagtaaCACCCCCAGTAACCCCCCCTGTGACACCCCAGTAACCCCCCAGTACCCAGTGAGTGACCACTACAGA
This genomic window contains:
- the GPKOW gene encoding LOW QUALITY PROTEIN: G-patch domain and KOW motifs-containing protein (The sequence of the model RefSeq protein was modified relative to this genomic sequence to represent the inferred CDS: inserted 2 bases in 1 codon; deleted 4 bases in 4 codons); translation: MARPRAPRGRGRGPGPGPGPGPVSFAFSRRAERRRPLPAGPCAEPGAGGDTESDTDFLTAVEGRELLSFTRGGRPRPPKKELVIPLIPSPRWRNPEPPLRPRWPPPPTLAPPPARTPPPAQTPPPARTPPSVEAQAVQELLQEGPGRARSSPRASPDPPWPSPCSGRTGAGDGDRDGDRDRDRDVANGATAECPTPGTPQTPPGTPQSDLTLGPPNIPRDPQTHAPPRCPQTPQDYEAVPVGQFGLAMLRGMGWSQGQGIGRTFARVVPPLEQPAARPRGLGLGAEAAPPGGPRXAPPGRGPACVGDTVSIEAGPHRGLRGQVRPVRTSTDQPVQTSTDQYRPVRGSMGQRGGGIDWYRTSTDQYGPVQALLPEAEAGRWCGCSWGGQGGDREPARAAPSERPVSDQYGPVGTITPQYPVSDHYRPLWTSMDQCLGAAPPRRGRRGGRREGTPRGGGGKRREPPPSDSGARSSPGAPPHWLRRDLRVRCVDTAFRGGVFYNCKMTIEDLLAPDTCVCRTDDGRLVEGLREASLETVVPRGSSERVMVVLGEHAGQLGRILERDGRRGRALVQLGRAGAAVLPLPFDSICLYLGGED